CTGCGGAAAATCCACTTTAGCAAGGACAATTCTGCGCTTAATTCCTGCCACTTCTGGAGATATCTATTTCCGAGGAGAAAATCTCGCTAAATTAAACCCCAGCGATCCAAAATTAAGACTACTGCGACGGGAATTACAGATAGTTTTTCAGAATCCCTACAACTCCCTGAATCCCCGTTTATCCATCGGTAAAGCAATTTTAGAACCGATGGTTATTCATCATACTGGCGGCAATTCCCAAAAGCGACGGCAACGAGTAGAATATTTATTAGAACGAGTTAAACTTGATCCTAATTGGTTCGATCGCTATCCCCATCAATTATCAGGAGGACAACGACAAAGGGTTTGTATTGCCCGCGCTTTAGCCTTAAATCCTCAGTTTATTATCTGTGATGAATCTGTCTCTGCTTTAGATGTTTCCGTGCAAGCGGGAGTCTTAAATTTACTCAAAGAATTACAGCAGGAATTTAATCTCACTTATATCTTTATTTCCCACGATTTAAGTGTCGTCAGATTTATGAGCGATCGGATTATGGTGATGAATAAAGGTAAAATTGAGGAAATGGGTACAGCTAACCAAATTATTAACTCTCCCCAAAGTGATTACACCCGTAAACTTATCGCTTCTATTCCCCAATTTACCGAAAGTCTTGCTAGTTAAAATTAGCCATCAAACCGAAAGGATTAGCTGCCTCTAATTGTGCCGATAAACCTAACAAAGTGATTTCATCGGCAGGTTTGCCCACTAACTGAATTGCCACGGGTAAACCCTGACTATCCACTCCCGTGGGTAAAGCAATCGCAGGTAAACCACTCGCATTAGCAATCGGAGAAGGGGCAATCCAACTAATCATCTTATTAATCGTTTCTTCCGGTGGTAAATTTTCCCACTCACCAATTCCGGGGGGTTGATGTAGAAAAATTGGCAAAAGTAAGACATCAAAATTATCAAACATCGCCACAATTTGCCGCGAAATAACGTGCATCTGCCGCACCGCTTGCAGGTATTCCCCAGCGCTGCCAGAATTGTCTAATAACCATTGGTTCAGGGGACTTAATAACTCCCTGGGAATTGCCGCCGCTGCCGTCCCCGCTTGCCAAATACGGCGAAAAGGAGCGATTAAAGCCTGTAAATCGGGAGAATACTCCGTTAAGTGATGCCCCATGTCCTCTAAAATTTTAGCCGTCTCGATCACAGCATTTTTATAGACGGAAGCCGCTTCGCCGAAGGGGGATATGGAAGTAGAAAAAGCGATTCTCAGGGGTTTTACGCCTCTCTGAGTGGCTTCTAGAAAAGAAAAGGGCGGATCGGGTAGCCAGTAGGGATCGCCCGTCGTATAGCCCGAAATCACGGTAAGCAGCGCCGCCCCATCTGCCACCGTCTTAGAAAGAGTGCCGTTAGTGGCGATACCGCTTTGAAATTCCCCCACCGGGGCATAGGAAACGCGCCCGCGACTGGGTTTTATCCCCACCAAACCGCAACAACCCGCCGGAGTACGAATGGAACCGCCACCGTCGGAACCCTGGGCAATCGGGCAGAAACCCGCCGCTACCGCCGCCGCCGCACCGCCACTGGAACCTCCTGCGGTATAATCGCGGTTGAAGGGGTTACGAGTCGGCAAAAAACCCGGATTTTCGGTGTAGGGAAAGGACCCTAGCTGGGAAGTGGCAGTTTTGCCCAGAAGGATAAAACCCGCCATTTTCATTCTGGTGACGATTCCTTCGTCGTATTGGGCAATATTTCCCTGTAAAGCGGCGACTCCGTAACTAACCGGCATTCCGGCGACGGCATTTAAGTCTTTAATGGCGGTGGGAACTCCAAAAAAAGGCGGTAATTCGGCAGTATCGGTGATTTGACTTAATTGTTCCGTTTGGGCGCTCGCGGTTGCTAGGGCGCTTTCCCCGGCGACATGGACAAAACTACCGATTTGACAGTCAAATTTCTCAATTCTATCGAGGTATAAATGGGTTAATTCTAGGGGGGAGATTTGTTTAGTGCGAATCAGTTGGGCTAATTCTAGGGCAGATTTTTGCAATAATTCATCACTCATGAGCGATCGAGTTAAAATAGGTAAGTGAAAATAATTATATTCGTTAGTGGGAAGATGGTTTTAAAGGAAAAAAGAAAAAGTAAAAAAAGGTATCCATTGCCGTAAAAATTTCCCTATCCCCTATCCCCCCTTGTCTTGGAAAATTATGACCCCACAGTTAATTGAAATTCTCTCGGCTGACGAAATTCGTCGCACCATTACCCGTTTAGCTTCCGAAGTTATCGAAAAAAGTGGCGATTTAAATAACTTGATTTTGATCGGTATCTACACGCGAGGAGTGCCTTTAGCTAATTTAATTGCTAGTCAAATTGAGAGCTTAGAAGGGGTAAAAGTTCCCGTGGGAGCGATCGATATTACCTTCTATCGCGACGATCTTGATCGCATTAAAACCCGCACTCCTGCTAAAACCAAAATGCCCCTAGATGTCACGGGAAAAACCGTGATTTTAGTCGATGATGTTATCTATAAAGGTCGCACGATCCGCGCCGCTTTCAATGCTATTATTGAGTATGGCAGACCGCAAAAAATCCGCTTATTAGTCCTCGTTGATCGTGGTCATCGGGAATTACCAATTCACCCGGATTTTACGGGCAAAAAACTACCCACTGCAGCCGAGGAACAGGTAAAGGTTTATCTACAAGAGATTGACGGCAAAGATGGGGTGGAATTAATCAAATAAACAGGAGTTAAGACTATTAGCGAGGAAGGAGTTTGGTAACTAATCCCCAGAGGAAAATAAACAGGATTGCCCCGATAATAGCCACAAAAATACCCGGTATGCTCAAGCTAGAACTCCCTAGGGCAAAACTGCCAGTTTGAAGCAAATTTAACAGGGTTCCCCCCACAAAAGCCCCGATAATTCCTAGCAAAGTCGTGGCAAAAATACCACCCCCCTGTCGCCCAGGATAAATAGCTTTTGCGATCGCACCAGCAATAAAGCCCAAAATCATCCAAGAAATGACATTAATCATGATTTTAATCCCGTTCAGTTAATTTTGTCTTTGATGTTTTCGATTGCGTCCTGGGCGGCGTTTTTCATGTCCTCCAACAAATTTTCTGCCTTATCTTTGACATCAGCTGCCACGTTCATTGCCGCTGCTTGTAGCTGCTTTAATTCTCCTTCTGCTTTCATTTTCTCGTCGCCAGTTAATTCTCCAGCAGCCGATTGTACTTTCCCCTCGACATTTTTGGCAGCCGCTTTCATTTTGTCTTCGATGCTCATAAATTTTTCCTCGGTCAAGAAATTGTTATTGTTATTTTTATAACACAAATGCGGTAATTACTGCCCTTTAAAAACGTAAATAAATCTTAAGTTTTTGGGAATAATTATTATTGGTTTCGCCATTGAGAGCGATCTATATCTGGCAAGGCTTGCGCTTATTGTTAATTTTTTTGCCGTTTAAAAAACTTAACAAATTTAACCATCGAATCACCAGAGTCTGCTGAAGCTTTCAGCCTCTATATATTTGCTAAATACAAAAATCATCTATTTTTAGGGCAAGGTAAAAGCAGCAATTACGGGATAATGATCGGAAGGAATAAGATTCAGCCAACGAGAAGGATCGACTTTTGCCCAATCTAACTGCAAACGGCTATCATAATAAATGGTATCGATGGCTAAATAGGGGGTATCGGTGTAATTATTAAAGCTCATTTGTTCGGCTAATTCCAAATCGGCTAAAGCATCCTTTAATCTAATTTCTGACTGGAGAGGTTGAGTTAAAATCTGACGGGGTAATTGCTGAGAATTAACATTAAAATCCCCCGTTAAAAATAGGTAATCTTTTGTTAAATTTAGTTGACAAAAATGCTCCTGTATGCACTTAGCCCCTAAGTCCTTAGCTTGGTCACTATAGTAATCGAGATGGGTGTTATAAAACTGCAAAGTTTGCCCCTCAAGAGTGCGAAATTTAGCTCCCGTTACCATGCGGGGATAAGGATTACCCCAAGCTTCAGTGATACTGCCAATAATATCGGGAGTTTCTGATAGCCAAAATTCGTATATTTCTAAACATTTTAACCGACTTGGTTGATATAAAATCGCACAATGTTCATCTAATCCTGTCCCCCTGCGATCACTACCTAAACTTTGGTATTTTGGCAATAAACGGTGTAGATCCAATAGTTGATTAGCGCGAGCTTCCTGAGTACCAATTATATCGGGAGAATAGTGAGCAATTAAAGCCGCTACGGCTTCCCTTCTTACTCGCCAATTACGCTCATCGGTATCGGGTTTATCGTAGCGAATATTAAAGGACATTGCTGTTAGTTTCATAGGAAAATGGAGAATGGGGAAGGAAATAGAGAGTTTTGTCAGTGAACAGTAAACAGTAATCAGTGAACTGAAAACTCACATCTGATAACTGATAACTGATAACTAATAACTGATAACTGATTCAATGCTGACTCCTAATAATTAATTATCAGGATTTTTTGGCGATTGTCCAGAAGGGAAAAGTTTGACTGGGATTGATGATAACTCCCCTGATGCCATTGCGAGCAAAAGCGTATTCCTTGGTTTGCCAAAGGGGAATATAGGGAACTTCATCGGCGAGAATTTCTTGAATTTTGCCAAAAATTTGCTTTCTTTTGGCTGGGTTACTTTCCCGACGGGATTGGTCGATTAATTGATTCATTTCTTGACTATAAAAAAATGAGCCTTGACTTTGCGATCCTCCTTCTTCGCAGCCAGTTTCTGGGGAACCTTTAGCACAATCTAAAAAGGGATAAATATAGTTATCTGCATCCAAAAAATCGGGATACCAATTAGATAGAGCAGTGGTATAAAGTCCCCGGCTAATATTACGGAAAAATGCCGCTCCTAGGATACTATTGGGTTCAAATTGAATCATATTATCTAAATCCCGTTTTGCTAGAGCTTTCATCACCGCCGCCACGGTGCTGGAAGTGATCGATCCGGAGGAGTGCCAAACTTCTACAATCGCGGGTTTTTCTTGACTATAACCAGCAGTTTTTAGTAATTGTTTTGCTTGCTCTATATTATGGTTGCCATAGCGCTCTTTAAACACCGGTTGTGACTCGGAAAAAGTAGTAGGAATGAGACTAAAAAGAGGGATGCCTTGACCTTGTAAAATGCGATCATTAAGTAAATCTCGATCGACTAGAGAAGCAATTGCTTGTCGCACTAAAATATTATCGGTGGGTTCACTTTTGAGATTGACGCTCATAAAGTTAATTGCTGCCCCAGAAGATTCGATGGCTTGCCATTTTCCCTGGTCTGCTTCTGTGCGTAGTTTTCTCACTTGAGGAGGGAGTAAAGATTGATAGGCAATATCCACCGCACCCGTCTGAAAACCGTTGAATAAATTGGCAGGATTAGAGAGATAAATTTGAACATTAACTCCCTTATTTTTGGCCGGTTCTCCCCAATAGCGATCAAAGGCTTCTAAACTAAAAGAATCGCTAGTAACTGCTTTTAATTGATAATGTCCTGTGCCGATAAATTCTTCGGGTTTAAATTTACCCTCGCCAATTTGATAAAATTTGGGTGAAACTGCACAGGCTCCAGGGTAAGCTAAAAGAGCGGGAAAGGCGGCAAAAGGTCTGGTTAGTTTAATAGTAATTTCGTCTTCTTTTGTAGCGGTAATTTTATCAATTGTATCCCGAAGAAGAAAGGAAGGTTCACCACCATTTTTGATAAATCTTTCTAGGGAAAACTTCATCGCCTCCGCGTTAAAAACCGTGCCATCATGAAAAATAACCCCTCGACGTACTGGGATAGTATAAGTCAAACCATCGGGGCTAATTTCGGGCAATTCCGTGGCCAAGAGAGGCTTTAAATTAGTGGTTCCTTCCGCGTAGGTGTAGAGAGTTTCACCGAGATTATAAATAATAAAAAGTCCCGCTAACTCATAACTATCGGCAGGATCGATCGAGCGTGGTTTTAGGGTTGTCCCGATCATCAAGCGATCGCTATCCCCTCGGGGTAAATTGGAATTAGTGGACTGACAGCCCACGGTCAGAAGAAGACAGAGGCAAAATAAACTTAAATAGCGGTAAAGTCGGCGTAAAGGTCTCATCGATGGCGATTAACGGCAGCTAGGTATCAATCAATCCTATCATTTTTGAGCATAATCTTTTCTACTAGGTTGCCTTAAGTAAGTAAATTGATTGCTTAATTGGTTGGGAAAAATTCTTCAATAACTGCACTGATTACCCAGATAATTAAACTAAATTTTCTGGTCGAGGATGGCAAAAACTTGATAAATTTGGCCAAGAATAAGACCCAGGGCAGCAAAGGGGTTAAATGGTTGAGAATAGCTGGAGCTATGGAGGCAGATAAACAGGGAAATGGTCAAGATTTTTAAACCTAGAGCAGCTGACAGCAACTGATTAGAAACTGCTCTTCTTTTATAAATTTCTTGGATAATTAATTTTTCAGAGTTCAAAAATGGCAGAAATAAGGATTAAATGGCATAAAGTCTATAAATAGACCATTTAACTGATTATTGTTCATTCTTAATTCTCCTGACTCCTGACTACTGGCTACTGACTCCCAACCCTAACAACAATTTTTGATTTTTACAAGAGGTCTTATCAGCCATTTAGGTTAATCCTGTCCCTTCTAAACAAGCTCGATCGAAAATTGCCCCCGGGGTTACTGCCGAGGCTAAACTAGCACAAAGAAGATTGGCATCAGTAAAATTTGTTCCGCGTAAAATCGCCCCGAAAAAAATTGCTTCCTCTAAATCGGTTGCCGACAGATCTGCCCCGGACAGATTAGCGCTAGTAAAATCCGCTTGGGTTAAAATCGCCCCAACAAAACTCACTCCCCGGCCATCGACACCGCGAAAATCCGCCCCAGACAAATCTAGATGATTAAAAACCGCCCCGGCTAAAAAAGCACCGGCCAAACTTGCCCCGGTCACGATCGCATCGAGGAGAATTGCCCCGCGTAAATCGGCATTCCGAAAATCTGCTCCCCTTAAATTTGCCCCAGTTAGGTCAGCACCGCGCAAATTTGCCCGTAAATTCGCCCCTGCTAGGTCTGCACCCGCTAAATCAGCCCCTGACAAGTTCATGCCCGCTAAATCTTTTATCTGACCCTGACGAATTGCTAATAAATCAATACTGGGAAAAGTCATGTTCAGCCACGGTTAAATACTGTAAAAATATCTTAGAATATTCGTAAACCTTTGTTAAGAAAGCGCTCCATGTCCCTAGAGCTATTATCCCTAGAAAATATTGAAGAAATCGCCCACCAATACGGATACTGGGCAGTATTTATCGGCATCACCCTCGAAAATACCGGGATTCCCATCCCCGGGGAAACCATCACAATTGTCGGCGGCTTCCTTGCCGGTAGCGGTGATTTGAACTATTGGTTAGTTTTAGTCAGCGCAATTACAGGAGCAGTTTTGGGCGATAATTTTGGCTATTGGCTCGGTCGCGCTGGAGGTTGGCCGTTTTTGTTAAAAGTTGGCAAATTCTTTCGGATTCCCCCCCAAAAACTAGAATTAGCCAAGGATCAATTTAGTAAAAATGCACCCCGGGCGGTCTTTTTCGGTCGTTTCGTGGCTTTGTTAAGAATCTTTGCCGGTCCCATGGCGGGAATTGCCCGAATGCCCTACGGTCGCTTTTTCCTCTGTAATCTCGGTGGGGCAACGGTGTGGGCGACGATTATGGTGACATTATCTTTCTTTTTAGGCCGTTTGTTCCCCTTGCACCAGTTAGTTAGTTCTATGGCTCGTTTTGGTATCTTGGCTTTAATTATCGTCCTGGCCTGGACAATTATTCACCCCATCCTTGAGTCACGGAAAAAGGTGGCTTAAGTCCGTAATTTCAGTTATCAGTTATCAGCTTTTGAAGGCAAGAGGCAACAGGCACTCGTGCAAAAGACAGAATCTGACAATTCTCCTACCTAAAAAGAAGGTTAGAAACTAGGCACATCAAAGCTTTTAGCTATCCCCTGGAAAGGGAGGCTTGTTACCTCATTCTTGACGGGGAGCGATTCGTGGTGTTAGTATAATTTTGTCCAAGATTACAACTATACATCAACGGTGATAGCCAAAAAAATTACTTTTTCTAATGGATTAGAATGTTACTACAGTAGTAGCAAAGAGGAAACAGAATACATTTTTTCGGAAATATTTACTGAAAGGCAATATGAAGGGCATGATATTGTCATCAAAGAAGGCGATGTGATCTTTGATGTTGGAGCCAATATCGGTCTATTCTCTATTTTTGTCAAGGGAGTTGAACCAACAGCAAAAGTTTTCGCCTTTGAGCCAATCAGTCCAACTTTTGAGGTTTTGCAAAAAAATATTCATTTGCATTCTTTAGAGGATGTTGTTTTATTTAACTGTGGATTAAGTTCAGAAAATAACCGAGCAAAAATCTTTACTTTTTATCCTAATATGTCTGCTAATTCAACCACAAAGCCAGAGGATACCTTGGCTGAATTAGAAGATATTAAAGTCGATCAGAATTCCCAAAAAATAGAAAATTTGTTTGAAGAGTTTTTCCAAGAAAAAGAACAAGTAGTCTGTGAAGTAAAAACTCTATCCTCCGTAATTAATGAACTCGGTATCGACTCCATCGATTTATTGAAAATTGACGTGGAAGGAGAAGAATACGAAGTATTTCAAAGCATCGAAGCTAAAGACTGGCCAAAAATTAAGCAAATAGTGGCTGAAATTCACGATCAGAAGGGACGCTTAAAGCAAATAAGCCAAATGCTGGCAGATAACGGCTTCAAAATTCAACTAGAAAAAAGAGAACTGTTACCTTCGACATTCGTGGATATTTTCCATTTATACGCTGTGCGTTAGTAGTTAAATTTTCATTGTCAAATTTAATCTATTTTTCTAGAAAATTGGTTAATAACTGACTGAAACGTTGGGCAATAATCGGTGCATCAAATTCTGAAACTTTCGCTCTACCTGCTTTCCCTAAGGAACGAGCTTTTTCTGGATTTAGAAGCACTTCTGCTAATTTACTGGCTAAATCTTCAGCATCTAAGGGATTGGCTAATAGACCTTGTACACCATCTTCAATCAACTCCGGTGTCGAGGAAGAACGACTGGCGACAATCGGTTTATAACTGGCCATAGCTTCAGCAAAAACTAGGCCAAATCCTTCTTGCAGACTAGGTAAACAAAAAACTTGACAATCAAGATATTCTTGGATCAGTTCTTGATAGGAAAGATAGCCGAGAAAATTAACATTTTGCTCTAAATTGAGTTCTTGTGCTAGACGGCGTAAATTATTCCATTCAGGACCTTTGCTGGCAATTCTTACCTCTAGATCAGGTATTTGACGGCGGAGAATTGCGGCGGCGCGGATTAAAGTGGCAACATTTTTGCGGGGATACTGGACACCGACACAAAACACCGTCGGCCTCCTCTGCTCGCGGTTTTTTTCCTCATACTTGACCGAGGCGACCGCTGCATCCCACCCTTTGAGATCAATTAGAGGATGAACAATCTCGATATTGCCATCATACTGATAAAGTTGCTTGAGTCTAGTACGCGAATATTCACTGGTAGAGATGACCAGAGCCGCACGATGGACGCTCACTTTCTCGGCCTTTGCCATCAATTCTAAGGAAGTTCGCACCCAACCCCGCTCAAAGGTGGCTTCATCGGCAATAATACCGTGAATATAAACGATAAAAGGGACTTTCAGGCGATCGCTGATGGCGTAACCATCCATATCGTAACCTACCACCACATCATAGTGGTCAAAGCGACGGGGATGGAGTCGCCAATTCCAAAGAAAGCGATGCGCCATATAGCCTAACGGCCCCGATGCTTTGGCTGGCGAGAAGACATCAACCAGATGACCCTGGGAGCGTAACTCGTTAGTCAGATGGATATTGGTGACGAAAGTACCACTTCCGAGCTTGACATTTTGGGGAGTTGCTGTGATGATTGCTATCTTCATTTTTTGTCAAAGTTTATGGCAGCGGTTGGATGATGATGGGAAAATCAGAACAAATAAGGTAGGCGGGAGTAGGTGCGAATCAAATCTTGATTTTCCCTGATAACATTCTCAAAATCTATCTTTCTTAAAACTTTCTCATTTTAGCTGTCCAGCCAGACAAATGAGCAGTTTTAAAGAGATTTAAAGAGGATTTGGTTCTGTATTTACCCCCGACAAACTGGATATTCAGAGGCAATTTACGGGTACAGACGAACGGATATCTTTGCGTCCGTTAGCCTTTTTTCCTCAAAACGATGAAATGTCCGTATCGAGTATCTGGAATCATGTACTCATAGACCTTTTCCCGATCATTTTTATCTTGAATAAATTCATCTACAGCCGTCTTTGGGCCCGAAGAAAAGAAACCGTAGTCATCGACGATGATAATCGCTCCGAGGGGGGTGATCGGGTGGAGAAACTCTAGTACCTGTTTGATTGGTTCGTACAGATCGAAATCCACATAGGCGAAAGAAACCCTCGCTGGTAAATTTTCCCCTCGATCGAGGATTCGATCGAAAAATCCTTTGTGAATTACATAGCGATGTTCGGGAAAAGAAATCTTCCGTAATCGCTCTAGAACCATTCCCTCACGGCATCGCATTTTTCCCCTATAGGCTTCCATATTCCCCAAATCGAAAATATCGTGGAGCAAGTGATCTTTTTCCGAGGGGGCGGGCAAACCTTGAAAG
This Microcystis wesenbergii NRERC-220 DNA region includes the following protein-coding sequences:
- a CDS encoding ABC transporter substrate-binding protein, whose product is MRPLRRLYRYLSLFCLCLLLTVGCQSTNSNLPRGDSDRLMIGTTLKPRSIDPADSYELAGLFIIYNLGETLYTYAEGTTNLKPLLATELPEISPDGLTYTIPVRRGVIFHDGTVFNAEAMKFSLERFIKNGGEPSFLLRDTIDKITATKEDEITIKLTRPFAAFPALLAYPGACAVSPKFYQIGEGKFKPEEFIGTGHYQLKAVTSDSFSLEAFDRYWGEPAKNKGVNVQIYLSNPANLFNGFQTGAVDIAYQSLLPPQVRKLRTEADQGKWQAIESSGAAINFMSVNLKSEPTDNILVRQAIASLVDRDLLNDRILQGQGIPLFSLIPTTFSESQPVFKERYGNHNIEQAKQLLKTAGYSQEKPAIVEVWHSSGSITSSTVAAVMKALAKRDLDNMIQFEPNSILGAAFFRNISRGLYTTALSNWYPDFLDADNYIYPFLDCAKGSPETGCEEGGSQSQGSFFYSQEMNQLIDQSRRESNPAKRKQIFGKIQEILADEVPYIPLWQTKEYAFARNGIRGVIINPSQTFPFWTIAKKS
- a CDS encoding amidase: MSDELLQKSALELAQLIRTKQISPLELTHLYLDRIEKFDCQIGSFVHVAGESALATASAQTEQLSQITDTAELPPFFGVPTAIKDLNAVAGMPVSYGVAALQGNIAQYDEGIVTRMKMAGFILLGKTATSQLGSFPYTENPGFLPTRNPFNRDYTAGGSSGGAAAAVAAGFCPIAQGSDGGGSIRTPAGCCGLVGIKPSRGRVSYAPVGEFQSGIATNGTLSKTVADGAALLTVISGYTTGDPYWLPDPPFSFLEATQRGVKPLRIAFSTSISPFGEAASVYKNAVIETAKILEDMGHHLTEYSPDLQALIAPFRRIWQAGTAAAAIPRELLSPLNQWLLDNSGSAGEYLQAVRQMHVISRQIVAMFDNFDVLLLPIFLHQPPGIGEWENLPPEETINKMISWIAPSPIANASGLPAIALPTGVDSQGLPVAIQLVGKPADEITLLGLSAQLEAANPFGLMANFN
- a CDS encoding pentapeptide repeat-containing protein; its protein translation is MTFPSIDLLAIRQGQIKDLAGMNLSGADLAGADLAGANLRANLRGADLTGANLRGADFRNADLRGAILLDAIVTGASLAGAFLAGAVFNHLDLSGADFRGVDGRGVSFVGAILTQADFTSANLSGADLSATDLEEAIFFGAILRGTNFTDANLLCASLASAVTPGAIFDRACLEGTGLT
- a CDS encoding DedA family protein; protein product: MSLELLSLENIEEIAHQYGYWAVFIGITLENTGIPIPGETITIVGGFLAGSGDLNYWLVLVSAITGAVLGDNFGYWLGRAGGWPFLLKVGKFFRIPPQKLELAKDQFSKNAPRAVFFGRFVALLRIFAGPMAGIARMPYGRFFLCNLGGATVWATIMVTLSFFLGRLFPLHQLVSSMARFGILALIIVLAWTIIHPILESRKKVA
- a CDS encoding glycosyltransferase family 4 protein gives rise to the protein MKIAIITATPQNVKLGSGTFVTNIHLTNELRSQGHLVDVFSPAKASGPLGYMAHRFLWNWRLHPRRFDHYDVVVGYDMDGYAISDRLKVPFIVYIHGIIADEATFERGWVRTSLELMAKAEKVSVHRAALVISTSEYSRTRLKQLYQYDGNIEIVHPLIDLKGWDAAVASVKYEEKNREQRRPTVFCVGVQYPRKNVATLIRAAAILRRQIPDLEVRIASKGPEWNNLRRLAQELNLEQNVNFLGYLSYQELIQEYLDCQVFCLPSLQEGFGLVFAEAMASYKPIVASRSSSTPELIEDGVQGLLANPLDAEDLASKLAEVLLNPEKARSLGKAGRAKVSEFDAPIIAQRFSQLLTNFLEK
- a CDS encoding endonuclease/exonuclease/phosphatase family protein, coding for MKLTAMSFNIRYDKPDTDERNWRVRREAVAALIAHYSPDIIGTQEARANQLLDLHRLLPKYQSLGSDRRGTGLDEHCAILYQPSRLKCLEIYEFWLSETPDIIGSITEAWGNPYPRMVTGAKFRTLEGQTLQFYNTHLDYYSDQAKDLGAKCIQEHFCQLNLTKDYLFLTGDFNVNSQQLPRQILTQPLQSEIRLKDALADLELAEQMSFNNYTDTPYLAIDTIYYDSRLQLDWAKVDPSRWLNLIPSDHYPVIAAFTLP
- a CDS encoding FkbM family methyltransferase, translating into MIAKKITFSNGLECYYSSSKEETEYIFSEIFTERQYEGHDIVIKEGDVIFDVGANIGLFSIFVKGVEPTAKVFAFEPISPTFEVLQKNIHLHSLEDVVLFNCGLSSENNRAKIFTFYPNMSANSTTKPEDTLAELEDIKVDQNSQKIENLFEEFFQEKEQVVCEVKTLSSVINELGIDSIDLLKIDVEGEEYEVFQSIEAKDWPKIKQIVAEIHDQKGRLKQISQMLADNGFKIQLEKRELLPSTFVDIFHLYAVR
- the pyrR gene encoding bifunctional pyr operon transcriptional regulator/uracil phosphoribosyltransferase PyrR; protein product: MTPQLIEILSADEIRRTITRLASEVIEKSGDLNNLILIGIYTRGVPLANLIASQIESLEGVKVPVGAIDITFYRDDLDRIKTRTPAKTKMPLDVTGKTVILVDDVIYKGRTIRAAFNAIIEYGRPQKIRLLVLVDRGHRELPIHPDFTGKKLPTAAEEQVKVYLQEIDGKDGVELIK
- a CDS encoding TylF/MycF/NovP-related O-methyltransferase, which encodes MNDQSIAPISSLIEDEPLHRTSELPIWFDNFANLAQAYEGRLNESDPVIEPNDLRLHLLTTLLGTPPSEAYYLVQGLARCREVEGDVCEFGVAQGETSALIANEIAGTDKTLHLFDSFQGLPAPSEKDHLLHDIFDLGNMEAYRGKMRCREGMVLERLRKISFPEHRYVIHKGFFDRILDRGENLPARVSFAYVDFDLYEPIKQVLEFLHPITPLGAIIIVDDYGFFSSGPKTAVDEFIQDKNDREKVYEYMIPDTRYGHFIVLRKKG
- a CDS encoding CsbD family protein, encoding MSIEDKMKAAAKNVEGKVQSAAGELTGDEKMKAEGELKQLQAAAMNVAADVKDKAENLLEDMKNAAQDAIENIKDKIN
- a CDS encoding GlsB/YeaQ/YmgE family stress response membrane protein, yielding MINVISWMILGFIAGAIAKAIYPGRQGGGIFATTLLGIIGAFVGGTLLNLLQTGSFALGSSSLSIPGIFVAIIGAILFIFLWGLVTKLLPR